GGCTGGACGCCGGGTTCACGCTCCCCCAGTTCTGCCTGCACCGCGGCAAACTGCAGAACGTGCTGCTGCGGGCGGTCCAGTCCCGGCTCGGTCCCGACGCGGTGCGGACCGGCCACCTGCTGACCGGGTTCGAACAGGACGCGAGAGGCGTGCGAGCTCGCTTCGCGGAGCGGGCCGGCGGCACCGAGGTCACCGCCGACGCCGACGCGCTGGTGGCGGCGGACGGCATCCACTCGACCGCGCGGTCCCTGCTCTTCCCTGGAGAGGGGCCTCCCCGCTGGAACGGGGTCCTGATGTGGCGCGGTGCCACCGACTGGCCCGAATTCGGCGGCGGCCGTTCCATGATCGTCGCCGGCGGCACCGCGGCCAAGCTGGTGGTCTATCCGATCGGGCCGGGACGCGCCGCGGGCACCCGGCTCACGAACTGGGCGATCTGCATCCGCACCGGCCGGCCAGGCGCCCCGCCGCCGGACCGGCAGGACTGGGCGAAGCCCGCGGACCGGGCGGAGCTGGCCCGGCACGTCGGACGGTTCCGGTCGGCGGCGGTCGACCACGCCGGGCTGGTCGAAGCCACCGAGGAGATCTTCGAGTTCCCGATGTGCGACCGGGACCCGCTGCCGGCGTGGTCCCACGGGCGCGTGACGCTGCTGGGCGACGCCGCCCATCCGATGTACCCGATGGGCTCCAACGGCGCCGGCCAAGCGATTCTCGACGCGACCAGCCTCGCCGAGTGCCTGGTACGGCATTCCGGTCCGGTCGAGGCGTTGCGGGCGTATGAAACCGAACGGCTGGCTGCCACCAGCGAGATCGTGCTCCGCAACCGCAGAGGCGGACCGGAAAACGTCATCGACGAAGTCGAACGCCTTGCCCCGGAAGGCTTTTCCCGCCTCGAAGACGTGATCGACGCGGCCGCTCTCGACGCGATCGTCGCCGGTTACGCGCAGGCTTCCGGAGCGTCCCAGCGGCAGGTGAACGGCCCCGGCCGGTAACCGTTCAGGCCCCTTCCACCGACCCCGGCGGCAGGAAATCGACGTCGTGCAGTGCCGACAGCCGGACCACCTCGGCCGGGTCCTCCAGGTTGTGCAGCTTGTCGAACAGCGCGGCGAGCTTCCCGGCGGGGCTCACCCAGAACAGCGCCCGGGTCAGGTCCTCGCTGCGGTTGTAATAGGCGTGCGGGAGGCCCTTCGGCATCCGCACGGTGTCGCCGGGACCGGCGGTTTCCCACTGGCCGTCGAGGTAGACGGTGAACACGCCCTCCAGGATGTAGATGTGCTCGTCCTGCGTCGGATGGACGTGCGGCGGCACGCCGGTGCCGGGCGGGTCGAGAGTCTCGAACGCGAAGCTCGACTCACTGGCCGCCTTCATCGAGTACGTGTGTCCGAGCACGTTCCACACCTTGTTCCGCATGCCCTCTCGGGCCGGCGTGATCCCCTTCGGCAGGGGACCGAGCACGATTTCCTCGCCGGTCATCACACCTCCTGGCCTCGTGTCGTCCTCCGCCGAGGACTCTGCGCCATCCCGCCGCCGGTGTACAGCCGCCAGTCCGGCGCATCTCGGTCAGCCGCCGGCCGGAACGAGGAAAACCCACACCGGCCCGCTGGCGAGCGGCAGGGCCTGACCGGTGCTCGTGGCGAAGGCGGTCGGCGCGGCGAGTGCCGGGCGGGACCAGGTCGCCGGGTACGACCGGCCGTCGCGGAACACTACCGCCGAGCCGGCGCCCACCGTGTGCGCGACGGGCGCGCGGGCGCCGGTCGCGTCCTCGGCGAACGGTTCGTAGGTGATGCCGACTTTTTGCTCGATCACGGTGGCGGCGCGCAGCTGGCCGGCCTCGGTGGAGAGGAACGGGGTGCCGTCCATCGAGATCAGCCAG
This sequence is a window from Amycolatopsis benzoatilytica AK 16/65. Protein-coding genes within it:
- a CDS encoding flavin-dependent oxidoreductase; its protein translation is MKVVIAGAGIGGLTAALRLHREGIACTVYEQSARIGELGVGINALPHAVKELAALGLLDALDEVGIRTRELFYTHRLGQVILRKPCGLDAGFTLPQFCLHRGKLQNVLLRAVQSRLGPDAVRTGHLLTGFEQDARGVRARFAERAGGTEVTADADALVAADGIHSTARSLLFPGEGPPRWNGVLMWRGATDWPEFGGGRSMIVAGGTAAKLVVYPIGPGRAAGTRLTNWAICIRTGRPGAPPPDRQDWAKPADRAELARHVGRFRSAAVDHAGLVEATEEIFEFPMCDRDPLPAWSHGRVTLLGDAAHPMYPMGSNGAGQAILDATSLAECLVRHSGPVEALRAYETERLAATSEIVLRNRRGGPENVIDEVERLAPEGFSRLEDVIDAAALDAIVAGYAQASGASQRQVNGPGR
- a CDS encoding cupin domain-containing protein, giving the protein MTGEEIVLGPLPKGITPAREGMRNKVWNVLGHTYSMKAASESSFAFETLDPPGTGVPPHVHPTQDEHIYILEGVFTVYLDGQWETAGPGDTVRMPKGLPHAYYNRSEDLTRALFWVSPAGKLAALFDKLHNLEDPAEVVRLSALHDVDFLPPGSVEGA